In Indioceanicola profundi, the following proteins share a genomic window:
- a CDS encoding sensor histidine kinase, which produces MGDAARSTPPPTGQLRHWLQGKAKQAGLVGGFLVLWQALFQAAAIFGVTHYASVFYPPAGLSIVCLMLFGAWFTPVVALASLIAGAGYWYPDDLLTWAATTLAVVAGYGTGAAVYRRQMARRDQPSTFLTTGLFCLVVTATALGTAVLHGAAYVATGAASLEQSLYYVGLFWVGDLVGIFTVTPLAFLLLAYAAPQFLARRMPWLQIERLPSWKRVLLYGAVLGAALCAAYGLPGLVRADLRLWHLLLIPALGIALHGGLSAALLAVSVLNVGNVAVATLAGTEMPLPELQSLMLGTSLATLLLGAMASDRRRTVGMLERAVVARTWELTEANRNLAAASRAKSDFFSRMSHELRTPLNAVIGLSDILRMETPDPVDVASTREYAQIIYDSGKHLLHLVNGLLDLSKAEAGKLDLREELTTIDAVIRRACRTVQQQAEQEKITVLLNLPDALPSVRIDPTMMFQVVLNLLSNALKFTPDGGRIDISADVAAGEAVLIRIADTGVGMRPEEVRQAFEPFAQIAPAHNRRQRGTGLGLPIARSFVEAHGGTLQLESTPGQGTVATILLPWVRVVNRILDPRDGRSCTGQMSLAERGPSGPLPPTDCRA; this is translated from the coding sequence ATGGGCGACGCGGCGAGATCAACTCCGCCCCCTACCGGGCAACTGCGGCACTGGTTGCAGGGGAAGGCGAAGCAGGCTGGTCTTGTCGGGGGCTTCCTGGTCCTGTGGCAAGCATTGTTCCAGGCCGCAGCCATTTTCGGCGTGACACACTATGCCAGCGTTTTCTACCCGCCGGCTGGGCTGAGCATTGTGTGTTTGATGCTCTTTGGCGCGTGGTTCACCCCGGTCGTGGCATTGGCCTCCCTGATCGCCGGCGCAGGTTACTGGTATCCAGACGATCTACTGACCTGGGCTGCTACGACCCTGGCCGTTGTAGCGGGTTATGGCACGGGAGCTGCCGTCTACCGACGGCAAATGGCGCGCCGCGACCAACCCTCGACCTTCTTGACCACCGGCCTATTCTGCCTGGTTGTAACGGCAACGGCGCTCGGCACCGCTGTACTCCACGGCGCGGCCTATGTTGCGACGGGGGCGGCCAGCCTGGAGCAGAGCCTTTATTATGTCGGTCTGTTCTGGGTTGGCGATCTCGTCGGCATCTTTACGGTGACGCCGCTTGCCTTTCTTCTGCTGGCCTATGCTGCCCCGCAATTCCTGGCGCGTAGGATGCCCTGGCTGCAGATTGAGCGTCTGCCGAGCTGGAAACGTGTGCTGCTCTATGGCGCTGTGCTCGGTGCCGCACTCTGTGCTGCTTACGGGCTACCGGGCCTTGTCCGGGCGGACCTCCGACTCTGGCATCTGCTCCTCATTCCTGCTCTTGGCATCGCACTGCATGGAGGGCTTTCTGCCGCTCTACTTGCTGTTTCTGTGCTTAACGTTGGGAATGTCGCGGTCGCTACCCTGGCCGGCACCGAGATGCCGTTGCCCGAACTCCAGAGCCTGATGCTGGGCACCTCCTTGGCCACCTTGTTGCTGGGCGCCATGGCGTCCGATCGGCGCCGCACCGTGGGCATGCTGGAACGCGCCGTCGTGGCGCGCACCTGGGAATTAACGGAGGCGAACCGGAATTTGGCCGCGGCCAGTCGGGCAAAGTCCGATTTTTTCTCGCGTATGAGCCATGAGTTGCGGACGCCGCTCAACGCCGTCATCGGACTTTCCGATATTCTGCGCATGGAAACGCCAGATCCGGTCGACGTGGCATCCACCCGCGAATACGCCCAGATCATTTATGACAGTGGTAAGCATTTGCTGCATCTGGTGAATGGCTTATTGGACCTTTCCAAGGCCGAAGCCGGCAAGCTCGACCTGCGGGAGGAACTCACAACCATTGACGCGGTGATCCGTCGAGCTTGCCGTACTGTGCAGCAGCAAGCCGAGCAGGAAAAAATCACTGTGCTATTGAATTTGCCAGATGCACTTCCATCGGTGCGCATAGATCCGACAATGATGTTCCAGGTCGTCTTGAACCTATTGTCAAATGCCCTCAAGTTCACACCGGATGGTGGTCGGATCGACATATCGGCGGACGTTGCAGCCGGGGAGGCCGTCCTGATACGGATTGCCGATACAGGGGTTGGAATGAGGCCGGAAGAGGTTCGCCAAGCATTTGAACCTTTCGCCCAGATCGCACCGGCACATAACCGGAGGCAGCGTGGCACCGGATTGGGGCTGCCGATTGCGCGATCCTTTGTCGAGGCGCACGGGGGGACCCTGCAGTTGGAGAGCACGCCGGGGCAGGGAACTGTGGCGACGATCCTGTTGCCCTGGGTGCGTGTCGTGAACAGGATCCTTGATCCACGAGACGGCCGGTCCTGCACAGGTCAGATGAGCCTCGCTGAGAGGGGGCCAAGCGGACCGCTGCCCCCGACGGATTGCCGCGCCTAA
- a CDS encoding sensor histidine kinase — protein sequence MDAGQLAVQDERVDLGRLCGEVIRLMQRQSEMAGLTMALTLTPPSPAIRADHRRLRQILLNLAGNAVKFTPAGECISILAEVSPGAVAVRVTDTGTGIAPDRIPDLGRPFVQINDNVLTRPHQGSGMGLSISRVLAELHGGMVLIQSQPEAGTEVTLSLPLLEQITLS from the coding sequence ATGGATGCCGGCCAGCTTGCCGTGCAGGATGAACGTGTCGATCTCGGCCGACTCTGCGGAGAGGTGATCCGCCTGATGCAGCGGCAGTCCGAAATGGCAGGATTGACAATGGCTTTGACCTTGACCCCGCCATCTCCGGCTATCAGGGCCGACCATCGCCGTCTCCGGCAAATCCTGCTGAACCTTGCGGGCAACGCCGTCAAGTTCACACCGGCAGGGGAATGCATCAGCATCCTCGCGGAGGTGAGCCCCGGTGCCGTCGCTGTCCGGGTGACGGATACCGGAACCGGCATAGCGCCGGACAGGATTCCGGACCTTGGACGGCCTTTTGTCCAGATCAACGACAATGTGCTGACCCGTCCGCATCAGGGATCTGGAATGGGGCTTTCTATCTCCCGTGTTCTGGCTGAATTGCACGGGGGTATGGTGTTGATCCAGAGCCAGCCCGAAGCGGGAACAGAGGTTACCTTGTCCCTGCCCCTACTAGAGCAGATCACCTTGTCTTGA
- a CDS encoding DNA/RNA non-specific endonuclease gives MALLILTASAATATECPEHFAGGEAPVLRNEKLAPKARELCNIGFALLHSGLTRTALYAAEHLTRHRVRDAKGDERNDTFHEESRLPAQDRARLSDYARSGYDRGHLAPNGDMPEPESQHQSFSLANMIPQNPDNNRNLWRLIETATRDLALERGELYVVTGPIYQGSEVKALKGRVLIPTHIYKAILDPRTGEAAAYVTPNAPGRSHEEISIAALERRTGIEVFPLLPASSRQRAMDLPEPQEPKRPRSRTAAAQNEDQALADALAELLEWLLRKLGL, from the coding sequence TTGGCGCTGTTGATTCTGACCGCCAGTGCCGCCACTGCAACCGAATGCCCGGAGCATTTTGCCGGCGGCGAGGCGCCTGTCCTGCGCAATGAGAAGCTCGCCCCCAAAGCCCGCGAGCTCTGCAACATCGGCTTCGCCCTGCTGCATTCCGGCCTGACCCGGACCGCGCTCTACGCCGCGGAACATCTGACCCGGCATCGGGTGCGGGACGCAAAGGGTGATGAGCGCAATGACACCTTCCATGAGGAGTCCCGCCTGCCGGCGCAGGACCGGGCCCGGCTCTCCGACTATGCCCGGTCCGGCTATGACCGCGGCCACCTCGCGCCCAATGGCGACATGCCGGAGCCGGAGAGCCAGCACCAGAGCTTCTCGCTGGCGAACATGATCCCGCAGAACCCGGACAACAACCGCAACCTCTGGCGCCTGATCGAGACGGCGACGCGCGATCTGGCGCTGGAGCGCGGCGAGCTCTATGTGGTCACCGGCCCCATTTACCAGGGCAGCGAGGTCAAGGCGCTGAAGGGCCGGGTGCTGATCCCGACCCATATCTACAAGGCCATCCTCGACCCCAGGACCGGCGAGGCCGCCGCCTACGTAACCCCGAATGCGCCCGGCCGGTCCCACGAGGAAATCTCAATCGCCGCGCTCGAACGGCGCACAGGCATCGAGGTATTTCCCCTCCTGCCGGCGTCATCCCGGCAGCGGGCCATGGACCTCCCGGAACCGCAGGAACCCAAGCGGCCCCGCTCCCGCACTGCCGCCGCCCAGAATGAGGACCAAGCTCTTGCCGATGCCCTTGCCGAGCTGCTGGAGTGGCTCTTGCGCAAGCTCGGCCTCTGA